DNA sequence from the Penaeus vannamei isolate JL-2024 chromosome 32, ASM4276789v1, whole genome shotgun sequence genome:
ACAGCTGTAATGGACTGGATTGGAGGAAAACAAGTGAAAGTGAAGTAGCATGATAGGAAGAATTTGAATAAAGCAGAGATATGTTACTGTATTTGAGAACATTGATGAGCATTGGAAAGAAGAAACGAGCAAGAATGGCAGAATTTTATAAGAACTGCATTTTTGAGAGTTTCTATTCTTGTACAAAATTGACCTTTCAGAAAGAGGCCTCCATtactgataaataaacatataaaggcATGAAAGGTCGCTACAAATGAATATCCCATTCAGATGAGTTATGATGATACTTTGTAAGATGTAGTATCCTTAAAAAATTCTTGGGGAGAGGGGTTAGCTTAAACCTATAATATGGCATGGTATGGATGGAAGATGCTCCTTTTTTATGTGTGAGGTCTTTTGCAGTTTATAGACCAGTTAGTGATACCCTAATTAGGAATGCCAAGAGTTAACTTTATGCAACCATAGCAGCAACTCAAATCTGACCCCCCTGCCTGGGGGTAAGACCTGCTAGAACAGTCCTATTCAGCCTTGATGGACAGCCTACCTGGTGGATTGGTGAGACCATGCCTTTTTGTTAGGATAAAACTAGCTCGAGTCATTCTTCGGTGTTGTTTGACAAAAGACatagaaatgaggggagaggaacagggggaaaggggggagaggaacaggaggaaagagggggagagaaatgagttaagaggagagagagaagggagaataataagaagaggaagaagccaggagaaagagggaggaagtggaggagggggagggggaggaagtggaggagaaggaggaggagtaggaggaggaggaggaggaggaggaagaagaagaggaggaggaggaggaagtatagTTACAGTGTAAATTAAAATGGAGAATGGAACTTTGCCAACCTACATGGTACAAAACAGCTTTTCTCTGCTCAactgcataaatagataaataggggaCCAAATAGGTGGACAACTTTTATGAAATTACCAGAAACATTGGACAAAAAAGGAAAGCTGAAGAGAGGTTCATATAAGTATAAGCCTTGGTTTCGTGATGTAATAGAGaacattaaagtaaaaaaaaaaaaaaaaaaaaaagcctagtAAAGGAGAGGAATCCATgcacaaaatgttttttttttgtctccagaGAGGGGTGCAGTCACTGACATATATCAGGTGTTCCAGAAGTGTAGTGCAAAGTACCAGATCACACGTTTCATGATACCCATTACCCACTGAGTTTAGGTCAATCATAACTGCGCATGGTCGAGGGCTGCAGACGAGAATAGGGCCATTACGCATCTGTCCAAATCCACACAGATATGAAGTTTCTCTGGGTGGAATCTAATTAAACCAAGCGCAAGGCTGACACCGGGCACAGCACATGGCAGGAACCCTCAACAGACCATGCCTGAACTACTGTTTATCCCATAATGCGACGTTCTTTCTTAGCAAGGTCTAGATAGATATTAATTACGTACTCATTCGGACAATAGCAATTGATATCGAAGAATCGTGGCTGCTAAGAATGCCATGCGGAACCCGGTTCAACGACCATGGATGAGATGTCTCGCCCTAGCCAACGACGAAGGAAGGAGCAGCATACCCACGGCCCAGTAACAGTAAACCCAGTCGAACCGAAAGTGAAACGTAACTGGTACTTTTGGAGACTGCAAGGGCAAAGACATCAAAGAGGGTTGTCAGTCAGACCGGGCTTGAAGAAGCACCTCATTATTCTACGGAGACAAGTGTAAACTAAGGTTGTCACGGAAGGTAATATTCCCAAGGAGACACCGTATAGGGAGACCCCGCATAGGGCCGTGCTGGTGAATTGCTTTTCGACGGATTGCCACTCGGGAAATATGGAGAACGGGGGCCCCACCTCCTGTGGGTACCCCCGGATACCGGTCAACCCAAAGTCAATTGATAGAATATATTTCGTGCTCTTAATTTTGATATCTGCCTCCCCTTTACTGTCGCACCGCTCAAAAGTAGACGGCGAGACAGGAATGTAAACTCTATTATTCTGgcaccctctgtgtgtgtgtgtgtgcgtgtgtgtgtgtgtgtgtgtgtgtgtgtgtgtgtgtgtgtgtgtgtgtgtgtgtgtgtgtgtgtgtgtgtgtgtgtgtgtgtcgatatatatatgtttatatatatatgcatatatacacatatacattatatatatatatatatatatatatatatatatatatatatatatatatatacacacacacacacacatatatacacacgcacacacacgcacacacatgcacacacacacacacatacattatatatatatatatatatatatatatatatatatatacatatacatatatatatgtatatatatgtatatatatatgaatatatatctatatctatatctatatctatctatttatatatatatatatgtatatatatgtatatatatatatctatatatatatatatatatatatatatatataaatgtgtgtgtgtgtgtgtgtgtgtgtgtgtgtgtgtgtgtgtgtgtgtgtgtgtgtaagtgtgtgtgtgtgtattcatatacatatttgtgtatatgcatatatatatttacatacacacacacacacacacacacacacacacacacacacacacacacacacacatatatatatatatatatatatatatatatatatatatatatatattgtgtgtgtgtgtgtgtgtgtgtgtgtgtgtgtgtgtgtgtgtatgaatatatatatatatatatatatatatatatatatatatatatatatatatatatatatttgaatatatataaacatatatatatgcatatacacattatttatgGTTTAATAAAcacgttatcatatatatatatatatatatatatatatatatatatatataatgtacatatatatatatatatatatatatatatatatatatatatatatatatacacacacatatatatactcacacacacatacacatactcacaaactcacgcacacacgcacacacacacacacacacacacacacacacacacacacacacacacacacactcacaaactcaaacacacacacacctgcacactcacacacacccacctatacacacacacacacacacactcgcacctacacacacacacgcccacctatACACTCACAAAACAttcccctaaacacacacacacacaccctcacacctatACACTCACACAGGCGCTCACATtcacaccctcacatacacacacacacaaacacaccctcacacttatacactcacacgcactcacaatcacacacatacactcacactcccctaaacacacgtaaatacactcacacacaaacacatcctcaCACCTATACACTCACACAGGCGCTCACaatcacaccctcacacacatacacacactcccctaaacacacgcaaacacacacacacaaacacatcctcaCACCTATACACTCACACAGGCGCTAACATTCACaccctcatatacacacacacaaacacacgctcacacttatacactcacacgcactcacaatcccacacatacactcacactcccctaaacacacgcaaatgcactcacacaaacacatcctcacgcctatacactcacacacgcactcacaatcacacacacatacactcacacacactcccctaaatacacacaaatacacccacaaacacatcctCACACCTATACACTCACACAGGCGCTCACATTCACaccctcatatacacacacacaaacacaccctcacacttatacactcacacgcactcacaatcccacacatacactcacactcccctaaacacacgcaaatgcactcacacaaacacatcctcacgcctatacactcacacacccactcacaatcacacacacatacactcacacacactcccctaaatacacacaaatacacccacaaacacatcctCACACCTATACACTCACACAGGCGCTCACAACACaccctcatatacacacacacaaacacaacctcacacctatacacacacgcacacaatcacacacacacactcccctaaacacatgtaaacactcacacacaaacacatcctcaCACCACTACACTCAGACAGGCGCTCACAAtcacaccctcacatacacacacgctcccctaaacacacgtaaacacactcacacacaaacacatcctcaCACCTATACACTCACATAAGCGCTCACATTCACaccctcatatacacacacacaaacacaccctcacacttatacactcacacgcactcacaatcccacacatacactcacactcccctaaacacacgcaaatgcactcacacaaacacatcgtCACgcctatacactcacacacccactcacaatcacacacacatacactcacacacactcccctaaatacacacaaatacacccacaaacacatcctCACACCTATACACTCACACAGGCGCTCACATTCACaccctcatatacacacacacaaacacaccctcacacttatacactcacacgcactcacaatcccacacatacactcacactcccctaaacacacgcaaatgcactcacacaaacacatcctcacgcctatacactcacacacccactcacaatcacacacacatacactcacacacactcccctaaatacacacaaacacatcctcaCACCTAAACACTCACACAGGCGCTCACAAtcacaccctcacatacacacacgctcactttcCCGCACACATTGTGTCTCCAGCCTAGATCCGTCCCGAAATCCGTGCTGTGCAACTAACCGTCCCTCAGTCCTCATGTTCCCAATGAGGCGAAAATTGTGCATCATTGTGCCTCAAGTGGTACTGTTGACTCTCCTCGTCCTCGCGTTCAGGGTTGCCGAGAGGTTTACGTCCATGCAGGACCAGGCAATCCTCGAGTTGAAGGAGGACATCAAGAATACCCCCCGGCCTGTGCTAGGTCTGCGACAGCCTGAGTCGTTGGACCTCCTGTGCCCGGAGGACGCCAGGAAGGTCGACGACAAGGTCGCCCAGATCGAGTGTCTTCACGCGGTGTTGCTGGAGCAGAGGCGCCTGGTCGAGGTCGAACGACACTATTTTGCGATTTTTGCCGGCTTAGCGACGGCAACGCTGGCCGCCGTAGCTGCCTTGTTTTTCCTGAAGAGGAAATTCAAGCAAGCCTCTCTTAAGACCCGTGTTGTCACGTGTCTACAGGAGGTTGAGGAGTCCGAATTGGCCGAGGCCGTGGTTGAGGAGTCCGAATTGGCTGACTCCCTGGTTGAGGAGTCCGAATTGGCTGAGGCCCTGGTTGAGGAGTCCGAATTGGCCGAAGCCAAGGTGGGGTCCGAAGTGGCGGAGGCCCTGGTTGAGGAGTCCGAAGTGGCGGAGGCCCTGGTTGAGGAGTCCGAAGTGGCGGAGGCCCTGGTTGAGGAGTCCGAAGTGGCGGAGGCCCTGGTTGAGGAGTCCGAAGTGGCGGAGGCCCTGGTTGAGGAGTCCGAAGTGGCGGAGGCCCTGGTTGAGGAGTCCGAAGTGGCGGATGCCCTGGTTGAGGAGTCCGAAGTGGCGGAGGCCCTGGTTGAGGAGTCCGAAGTGGCGGAGGCCCTGGTTGAGGAGTCCGAAGTGGCGGAGGCCCTGGTTGAGGAGTCCGAAGTGGCGGAGGCCCTGGTTGAGGAGTCCGAAGTGGCGGAGGCCCTGGTTGAGGAGTCCGAAGTGGCGGAGGCCCTGGTTGAGGAGTCCGAAGTGGCGGAGGCCCTGGTTGAGGAGTCCGAAGTGGCGGAGGCCCTGGTTGAGGAGTCCGAAGTGGCGGAGGCCCTGGTTGAGGAGTCCGAAGTGGCGGAGGCCCTGGTTGAGGAGTCCGAAGTGGCGGAGGCCCTGGTTGAGGAGTCCGAAGTGGCGGAGGCCCTGGTTGAGGAGTCCGAATTGGCTGAGGCCCTGGTTGAGGAGTCCGAAGTGGCGGAGGCCCTGGTTGAGGAGTCCGAAGTGGCGGAGGCCCTGGTTGAGGAGTCCGAAGTGGCGGAGGCCCTGGTTGAGGAGTCCGAAGTGGCGGAGGCCCTGGTTGAGGAGTCCGAAGTGGCGGAGGCCCTGGTTGAGGAGTCCGAAGTGGCGGAGGCCCTGGTTGAGGAGTCCGAAGTGGCTCATTCCGTGTCTGATCAGCAGACCATCTCGACCTCCTCCCTCGAGTCCCGTGCCACGTATCTACAGGAGGAGGCTGCTCCTTCCGTGTCTGATTTCAAGGTCATTCGAGCCCCGTTTGACCTTCAGAGCACCATGTGTACGGGCTCAATGGAGATCAGGCATGATGAGCGCGGCCTCATCATCGGGAAGGGCGGGACGAGGATAAGGGAGCTGAGCGCTAGGCACCGCGTTAAAGTCCTGTACAACAATATGGACATTAACGTGGCCATTACAGGACACCCAGCTGATGTGCGGAATTTTATGACCGAAGTCCTCGCGATTCTCGAACGTGCTCGGGAAAGGCGTGTCGTGAGGGACAGCATGTTCATCGCACAGGAAGCCCGACCGCTGCTGGTGGGAAAGGGGGGATCCAGGATATGGGACCTGTGCAAGAAGCATAGGGTCTAAGTCCACATGGACAACAGACCCGACATTGTAATCTGCGGCGAACTGCAGAATGTCAAGGCCTTTAAACGAGAGGTCTACGTCATCCTGAAAAGGGTAAAGCGCACACACTGATGGGAGGCCAAGGAACCGGCCAAGTcgcccaaggaacctaaaaggcagacggccaaggaaccggccaagtcgcccaaggaacctaaaaggcagacggccaaggaaccggccaagtcgcccaaggaacctaaaaggcagacggccaaggaaccggCCAAGTCGCCCAatgaacctaaaaggcagacggccaaggaacctaaaaggcagacggccaaggaaccggCCAAGTCGCCCAATGAACCTAAAAGGCaaacggccaaggaacctaaaaggcagacggccaaggaacctaaaaggcagacggccaaggaaccggCCAAGTCGCCCAatgaacctaaaaggcagacggccaaggaacctaaaaggcagacggccaaggaaccggCCAAGTCGGCCAATTTCCAGGGGCCTTCCTCAGCGTGACTGTCGCGAGGCTTTCCACCCCCGTTTATtgcttaaaaaatgaaaaaaagtcccagaaaaagagaaaaaaacaacaaaaaacaaacatatatatatatatatatatatatatatatatatatatatatatatatctatatatacatatatatatatatatatatatatatatatatatatatatatatatataaacacacacacatacacacacacacacacacacacacacacacacacacacacacacacacacacagatatatatatatatatatatatatatatatatatatatatatatatatatatatatatatatatatatatgtatgtatgtatgtatgtatcctctctctcctttccctcattccccttctttctttcgtctcttctctctcctcccatctccccttctcccttctttcttccgtctctcctctctctctccccattccttcactcctctctcccctctttcttttctcctctcctttctcccctcttcctcttcctctccctcacacctttcGACGGCGATGTTAACGTCACaaatcctcttcattctccctactcccttttcatcattgtcttcctcttccttcttttggtgTTCTTGGCGacctttctctcattattatttctcttatttttttcttttttatcatctttcttgtatttttattccttttattgcgtgcgttttttaaaatttatttgtcaatattgtttctctgtctctcctttttattatatttttccctcccatatgtttacatatatatgtaaatatgtatatacatacatatatgttttcgtatgtttgttcgtcttttgtattttccctttttctcctttgtgtgtgcgtgtgtatgtgtgtatatatatatatatatatatatatatatatatatatatatatatatatatatatatatatatatatatatataattgaatgggTGCTTTTGGATCTTGTCGGTCATCTCTCCAGCAGGTtctggtctctctttctgtgtctgtctgtttttctatttttagatctctctttctttctctttctctctctctctctttctatttatctttctatctatgtctccctcttcctctccgtctatccctcttttcctccctcccactatctctctccctctccctctcttcctccctccctttccttctccctccctcactgtcgTCCTCGAACTCTGATGTGTCGTTATTGGGGTCGtgtgaaaagggaaggaattgtcggagaaaaagtgaaaatgtagaaacgaaggaagcgagagaaaaagagagagacatatagttGGTGTAATAAATGCGAcaggaaaacggaagagagaggagaagaagtagaatgaaaaaggtgatgatggaaaaaaaatcaaatttgagAACCAGATGAGAAACAAAATTATTAAGAACGGTGATAAAAGGTGAAACAAAAATATCAGATGGTCAGAATATAGAGtgacaaaaatagaagaaaatttaattaataaataactTTAGTGCACGAAAGATAAATTCCTATTAATGATGATCTAATCATAGCGCATCAATAAGaacttttatgtttttattcattcaaatctatctttttttttgaaatgtaCGAGAgcgtgagggaatgagagagaagagaaaacgaaaaaattaatggagtgaatgagggaggtttAGGAGTGCGAGAATatgggagagaaaataataatgataaaaacgtggttgcaagaaataaaacaaattacaAGAATCGAAGCAAGGAACAAAATTAGCCCCAAAtacgcaaaataaaaaaaaagttaaaaaggattacaaaaagtaaaagaaacaaacaaaaatcttactcttacccccccttctctttctctttctctctctgtctctgtctctctctatatatatatatatatatatatatatatatatatatatatatatatatatttatatatatatatatatgtatatatatatatatatatatatatatatatgtagatgcatatatatatatatatatatatatatatatatatatatatatatgtatgtatgtatgtatatgtatatacatatacatacatacatacacatacgtacatgcatatatatatgtgtttatgcatatatatatatatatatatatatatatatatatatatatatatacatatataaatgtatatatacatatgtacacatacacatatatgtgtgcgtgtatgcacacacacacacacacacttacacacatgctcacacatacgcgcgcgcgcgcacgcacacacacatttatgtctctctctctctctctctctctctctctctctctctctctctctctctctatatatatatatatatatatatatatatatacatatatatatatatatatatatatatttacatttatatttatatttacatatatatatttatatatatatacatatatacatatatatatatatatatatatatatatatatatatatatatgtatatacatatgtatatgtttatatatacatttatcaaaaaaataaattttcAAGTAATCAGAaagtaaaactaaaagaaaacgaCCCCTCGGCACCAGAGACTACACATCTATCTACAAGTAAAATTCTCGAGTAATcagaaaaattaaaacaaagcaTAAAAGATAGTATTAGAAAAATCACTACTGTATTAGAAAATTACTATCCATTCGACAACCGGCTTTACACCCACGGTCCCTCGGCTCCAGAACATCAACAAACCCAAGATGGCTCTCCCTTTGACCTCCTCCCTGGTCCAGACTCGAGTGATTTCGACCTCCGCCACAGCGTATGGCAAGAAGAACTTCAGGAAGTTTCTTATGTATGGCAAAAGAGGGACGAGACAGTTCAAACAGCAGGTGAAAAGTGATCCTACTTCAGAATTTCATCAGATGTTCAGTGAGTACTTGCCATGCTTTATGTAAACGTGATATTTTGAGAAATATCAATAGATCTGTTTATTTAAGGTACAGAATATTGACAGCTTTGGTAGGTCTTGAGACAGGTTGTAATTAGATGATGACTATAAAGTATTAGTATTGAAAATAGTCGGCACTTAACTAATCTCTCATAACTATTCTGGCGAGATAGACATTAGGtcttttttccggcgccaagaggtgtagtgCTACAGTTTCCCATGACtacgcccctatttatgggggcggagtcatatatgaggaactgcacctggctgatgagtgTGCGGAGCACTTCTGCccgttttaaaactggaagaaaatgggaagttcaaagttgatgctccACTGTATGGTGCAAgattagtaactttgatgatgttaatgagggtactattgcactaagtactagttttAAAGTatttacgcacgcacgcgcatgtatgtgtgcttaaatgtatatatattataaacatacatacagaaatgtgtacatacatacatacctatatatacagtatacacacacacatatatatatttaaacacatgtatgcacacatgcatatatatatatatatatatatatatatatatatatatatatatatatatatatatatatatatatatatatatatatatatatgcatttatgtatgtatatgtatatatatacatatatatgcagaaatataatattaaaaatatacactactaccatatataacaatatagagtttaaggtttatatgctttcatATTAATAGGGCTATGGCTAAGAAGAGTGaagttcaggtttatctttcgtatgtgtacatttttatgcgatatgtcatgtaaggcttgttactgcttttcttatatcatttatgcctCAAttttgggcaatattcaggcctccaaaagtattccatgacgaataatatacggggaagtatctcatgttttatatacagaatgtgttcgaatggttagaagaatattatgaaaatatatattaggttttacataatcattttacttattatgtatgtataattgaatatgcacacGTAAAcctatatatccttttgaatgtagctgatatcaatcaataaatagtgtcattttcaaaatatttaaagaagtgtgaccttcgaaaccattgtcgatggacgattgaagaag
Encoded proteins:
- the LOC138867850 gene encoding proteoglycan 4-like, translating into MDNRPDIVICGELQNVKAFKREVYVILKREPAKSPKEPKRQTAKEPAKSPKEPKRQTAKEPAKSPKEPKRQTAKEPAKSPNEPKRQTAKEPKRQTAKEPAKSPNEPKRQTAKEPKRQTAKEPKRQTAKEPAKSPNEPKRQTAKEPKRQTAKEPAKSANFQGPSSA